AGGGCCCGGAGCGCGTCGTTGATCAGCTGGGCCGATCCCGTGGTGTCCAGCGCGTACTGGGCGCCGCCATCGGTCAGTTGCTGAATGCGGCCGGGTAGGTCGGACGAGGCGGCGTTCAGCGGGATTGCGCGGAGCCGTTCGGCGAGGGCCAGCCGTTCGGGGTGCCGGTCGACGGCCACGGTCACGGCCCCGGCGGCGGTGGCCGCCATCACCGCGGCCAGGCCGACCGCTCCCACGCCGAAGACCGCGAGGGTGTCGCCGGGGCCGACGCCGAAGGAGTTGAAGACCGCTCCGGCGCCGGTGAGGAAGCCGCAGCCGAGCGGCCCGAGCAGTTCGATGGGCAGCGAGGGGTCGACCCGGACGACGTTGCGGGCCGGGACCATCGCGTACTCGGCGAACGAGGACTGGCCGAACCACCGGGGGGCCAGTTCGCCCCCGGCCGCGTCGGTGAACCGCGCCGCGTTCTCCTTGCGCCCTTCGAAGAGGTTGAGCGAGGCGAAGGAGTCACAGTAGGCGGGGGCCGCTCCCATGCAGCTCCGGCAGTGTCCGCAGGAGTCGAAGCTCAGCACGACATGGTCACCGACCCTCAGGCCGGTGTCCGGGCCGCCCGTCTCCACCACGACCCCGGCTCCCTCGTGGCCGAGCACCGCCGGCAGCGGTGAGCGGCCCGCCGCACGCCGGACCGCGAGATCGGTCCGGCACATCCCGCAGCCCGCGATCTTGACCAGGACCTCGCCGTCGGCCGGACCCGCGTTCAAGATCACCTCCTCGACGGCGAACCGGCTCTCGTACGAGCGCAGTACCGCCGCATGGAACCTCATCGTCCCGCCTCCTGCGGACGGTGCACGACGAACGGCCTGAGGTCCCCGTAGAGCCCCCACGGCCCGCCCGCGACGCCGACACCGCTCTGCTTGATGCCCGCGAAGGGCCGAGCTGGGGACGGTTCCGCGTGGTGGTTGATGCACACAGTCCCGCACTCCAGCCGGACGTCCACCGCCTCGGCCCGGTCGAGGCCGGTCCCCCACACCGAGCCGCCCCGCCCGAAGCCGGCGTCGTTGACCGCCTCGACGGCTTCGCCGAGGCTTCCGTACGGCAGCACCGGACCGAACTGCTTCTGCGTCACCACCGGGCTGTCGGAGGGATCAGCGGCCAGGATCGTCGGGGCGAAGCAGGAGCCGGGCCCATGCCGGCGGTCAGCTCGCGGCGACGACGGCTGCGTATTCCCGGGCATGCCGGTCCATCTCCATCCGGAAGTTGGCCACCAGCTGCGGCTGGATCCTTCCGGTGTTGCGGTCGCCCCCCTCGCAGACCGCCCCGCGCACCCCCACGATGTCCGTGCCGATGCGGGTCAGCACTCCGAGGTCTGCCACCTTGACGCTGCCCGCGAGGGCGGCGAGCAGACCAGCCTCGTGGGCCAGCCGGACGAACTCCGCGCAGACGTCGGGCGGAACATGGTTGAAGAGCCGTGTCCCGTCCTTGACCGCGGTGTCGAGCATGGCCGCGTCGGAGCCGGAGCGGCGGGCGATGTCGGGCAACGCGAGCGGGTTGACGCAGCCGATCCGGTGGGCGTCGGCGTAACCCGAGGCGACGACGAACGCGTCCGGCCGATAGTCCTTCACTGCCCGGACGACCCCTCGCATGACGTCGACGGCCTGATCGGGCGTCGTGCATCCGTAGAGGCCGACCTTGATGTAGGTGGCTCCGGAGACAGCTGCACCGAGCGCCGCCTGGGCCACCGTGCCGGGCTTGTACGGTACGTCTCCCACCGTGGCGGACACCGGCTTGTCCGCCGGGACCGCATCGCGGATCGCTCTGATGACCCACGGGAAGTTCGCGCCGAGCGAGCCCTCGTCGGGCTTTTTGACATCGACGATGTCGAGGTGCTCCGCTGCCTTCGCGCAGTCGAGGGCCTCCTCGACGCTGTCCGGGGAGATGAGAAGCAACAACGTGAATTCCTTCCACTGCATGTCCACCCGCCAAAGGGCAGGTGTGCGGAGTCGCCTGGATCACGTGCGGTCTGCTCATCATTGCTGCGGCCCGTGACCACCGGGAGGGCGCGCGGAGTTCGAACGGGTCATTGCCATGATGTGCCCACGCTCCCCAGCACACCGTTCACGCCGCTTCGGACCAGCCGCACTCGGTGGCGACTCGGGTCTCGGCGTTGCTCATCTGCCAGACAGGACGCGTCCGACTTCGCGCGCGGGCGGGGCTAAGAGGGTGTCTCACGTGGCACGTTTCGCGAGCTTCTTGTAGCAGGTCAGGGCGGCGGCCATGGCCAGGCCTCGGCTCTGCCAGTCGTTCCGGACCACATACGGGATCTTGAGACCACGAGCAGCCCATGGCAGGCTCATGCCGCATGATCGATGAATTCGCGAAAGACAACCTGCACGGGAGACTGCGGCGGGACCGCAAGGCGCTGCTCTGGAAACTCGACGGCTTGTCCGAATACGACGCCCGCCGGCCTTTGACAGCGACCGGGACCAACCTCCTCGGCCTGGTCAAACACGTGGCCACCGTCGAGGCCAGGTACTTCGGCGAGGTCTTCGACCGCCCTTCCCCGGAACCGCTGCCCCGGTGGCAGGACTCCAACGGCAGCGATCTGTGGGCGACCGAGGACGAGACCCGCGATCAGATCACCGGGTTCTACCGGCGCACGTGGGAACACTCGGACGCGACGATCAACGAGCTTCCCCTCGACGCCCCCGGCCACGTGCCGTGGTGGCCGGAGCCTTATGCCGACACGAACCTGTTCGCCATCATGGTCCACGTCCTCGGCGAGTCCATCCGGCATGCCGGGCACGCCGATATCCTGCGCGAGGGCCTCGACGGCCGGACCGGGTTGCGCGCCGAGCACGAGAAGCAGATCGACGAGGAAGCCCGTGCAGCCTACTGCGCGAAGATCGAGCAGGCCGCCAGGTCGGCCGCACCAATCAAGGCTTAGAGGTTGTCTCACGTGACTTGATGTTCGTGCGGCATGCTGCCGGTCGTGGGTGCTGATCCATCGAACGTCCGATACGAACGAAACGGCTCGCACTTCCTCGCCTTCCTCGGCCTGGCCGCCGCCCTGACCTGCTACAAGAAGCTCGCGAAACTTGCCACGTGAGACACCCTCCAAGGCTTTTCGATCGTCAGCTCCAGCCGCCGCCTACGGCTCGGTGGGACACGATCGAAGCGATCAGCGCCTTGCGCAGGCCGGGAATGATCTCGCCGAGCTGTTGAGCAAAGGCTTTGAGGGTCTGCTTGTGCGCGCCGCTCGCGTCCGTCGAAAAGAACGCTCGCCTCCTTCGGTACGCAATACGGTCGCGGCCAGGTCGTCCAGCGGGGCCACCGCCGAACGCACGTACGGCCGGATATCGTCCTGCCATGACAGACGAAGAACCTCAAGACCCTGCCGATCACGTCGCCGCATGCCCCATCACCCCGCGTCTGGTGGAGCAGATCGTCGGCCTGGCCGGACTGCCGTTGGGCGACTGGGCAGTCTCCGAGGCGGCGATGCGGCGTCTGGGCTGGTGCGAAGCCGGCGACGACTTGCCGTGGGAAGACACATTCGTCACCGCCGAGGGGCATCTCGCCCATCTCGGGGACGCCCTTGCCTTGTCATTCGCCCACTTCTACTGGGTGGACGGCGACGCCTGGGGCGAGGATTTGTGGGGCACGTTGCCGGGCTGGTCCAGTCAGGCAGACGCCGGACGTGAGGTCTTCGACGCGCACATCGATGCGGCTGTCGCCGCGTTCACCCAACGGCTCGGTCCACCGGAGCACGACGTCACGGCCGAAGGCGGCACCCTTGCCATGGGAGAGGGCGACTGGCGCCACGCAGCTTGGCGTTGCGGGGACAACCTGCTCGTCATCGGCCCACGCCATGAAGGACTCTCCTACTTCCAGTTCGAGGAGGCCGTCGTCTACATAGGCCCGATCGAGGCGGCCGCTCCGCTGCCTGCCCTCCACGACTTCGTCTCCTGACCACCATCCGGCGGCCGCCCCGGACTGCCGCGCTGCACAACCGGACCGCCGCCCTGCACCAAGTTGGTGACCGCACCGCGGCGTGAGCGCGCGGACGCGATCCGCAAGGGCCGGCCGTGGAGCCTTGCGCTGGAGGACCGTGTACTGCTGGTGGCGGCGGCCTACTGACGCACGAACTCGACGATGTGACAGCTGACCCCCGCTGTCCGGCGTCTCGAAGTCCGCAACTGACCGCGATTTCGACCACCTTGGCCCCATGCGGCCACCCCTACCCATACCCTCGCCGGCTGCGAATGGATCAAGAAGAGCCCGCCGCTCTGCCTGCGCGGCGACTCCGGCACTGGCAAGTCCGACATGCTCATCGCCCGGGGCACCGAGGCGGCGATGAGGAGCTACCGCGTCCGCTACACACTCGCCACGAAACTGGTGAACGAGCTGGTCGAGGCCGCCGACGAGCGGCAACTGAACGAGACCATCCCCCGCTACGGCCGCGTCGGCCTGCTCTGCATCGGCGAACTCGGGCGCGTGGAACTCGACCGCCACGGCGCCGAATTCGTCGTCCCGGTCCTCACCGAACGCGAGGAGAAGAACAGCATCGCCATCGCCTCATACGAGTCGTTCGGCGGCTGGACGAAGACCTTCACCGTCCCCGGCTCTGCCCGGCCATCGTCGACCGGCCCACCTTCAACGGCACCATCATCGAGACCGGCACCGACTCCTACCGCCTCGCCTGCACCCGAGTCTGAGCCGCAGCCGTAGCCGTAGCCGTAGCCGTAGCCGAGGCCAACTGGCGCCGTATCAGGCAACGTTCGCTCTGTGGGGCGTGACGCGCGTCGGTCGATGTCCGCAGTCGGACGGTGTACTGGAGGGGCATGGCTGCCCGGCCCGCCATCGGCTCCGCCACCACGACGATGCGCTTCGGGCGTTGTGCTGTTGACTGCCGCGATCGGCGTGCCCGGAAAACGGTTCGACGGTTTTGCGGTGTCCTGACACAGTGGCGCACTATGCCGAACTTCGAGCTTGTGACCGCCGCTGATGTGCAGCTCATGCAGGGTCTGGCGCAGCGTGTCACCGCCACCCGCCCGGACCTGGTGAACGGCGACGCGACGTTCGGCGAGCTGGCCTGGAACTGGGGGAAGGGGCACGCCGGCGACGGCGCGAGCTGGCCGCGTCAACTGTGGTTCTCCAGCGGGAACCTGGTGGCGTGGAGCTGGGCCTGTCTTCCGCACCAGGTGAGGCGGAGCGACGGGTCGGTGAAGGACGTCACCGGCGCCTATCTGGCGTATCAGGTCCATCCCGACCACGCCGGACTGGTTGACGAGGTGATCGACTGGTACGACGGCACGGCGGCGGACATCGAGCGTACGGTGATGCCGAGCGCCGCCGATGAGTTCGCCCTGAAGCGGTGGGCGGCGCACGACTACGTGACCGACCCGGCCTCGCTCGGCGACGCCGGGACCTGGACCCAGCTCAACGAGCGGGACCTCACCGACGTGGAACAGCCGGTACTGCCGGACGGATTCCGGTTCCGCACCGCCGATGAGGCCGGGCCGAAGGCCGCGGTCCAGGCCCATCTGGACGCCTGGGCTCCGTCGACGTACACGGCGGAGGGCTACCAGGGCGTCCGGAAGACGGCGCCATATCGCGGCGACCTGCACATCCTGGTGGAGGCGCCGGACGGAACGATGGCGTCCTCAACGATCATGTGGCTCGACGAAGCGAACAGGACTGCTGAGTTCGAGCCGGTAGGGACGCATCCGGGCTACCGGCGTCGGGGGCTGGGAAGGGCGATGCTTCTGCACGGGATGCATCTGGCGCGGTCGGCCGGGGCCACTCATATGACGGTCGCGTGCCTGGGTGCGCCGGGGCATCCCCAGGCGCGCGGGCTGTACTACAGCGTCGGGTTCCGGCAGTTCACGCGGGACGTGCCACTCATCAAAACCAGGGCCGCGGGCTGAGGACTGGTCGTTCGGGCAGTCGCTGGTCGGCCACATCGGCTCGGGCGATGACCTGACGAAGGGGGCGCCCCCTGCTCGAGCGAAGCCGACGGCTTGGGGGAGGTGTCGTCGGCGTGTCGGTTTCGCCAGATGAGGTAGCGGCGGACCAGGCTGCCTTGCTCTGTGTGGCTGCGGTGGTCGGTGCTGTCCCGGGCGAAGTAGCGCAGCGCGGTGGACTGGACTCGGGCAGCAGAGTCTCCTCGCGTACGCCGACCGATCCCGTCCGTCTCGGCGGCACAGCATTGCCGTCACTTCTCGTGAACATTCCCGCGCAGGTTGACGGCCAACTGCTGCTGAAACTCATCCACAACAGCTGTCGCTGAAGTAATGGAAGCCACACGATCGGCTTCAACATCGAATCCGAGCACCGGATGACCGTCGTCGCCCTCGGGCTCCATCAGCACCGGCTTGCCCAGCCGCCGACCGATATCCCGCAGAAAACGGCAGAAGACGTCGAGCCGTTCCTGTCCCTGAAGCTCCCGCAGGTCCACATCGAAGTCGATCTCCTCCGCCGCATGGAAACGGAAGATCGCCAGTACCTCGGTAGAGGGCCAGACCCGCAGCTCAGGGAACTCGGCGTCGGCCGGGCGGGAGAGGACCGTCTCCGCCCTCGGCAACGGCAGCACCGTCTCGCCCTCGGAGTACTGGCACTTCCAGCCGCGCTCACCGACGAGATCGAGGAGTGCCTGCCAGTCCTCCACCGAGGCATCCGGGACATGCACGTCCGGCAGCGAACCCATCAGATCAGGATCGAAGAAGTACGCAACGTCATCCCACAGCAGATCAGACACCCCGCCATACTGAGGCATTTTCAACCTGGTTGGCGAGCGCGCAGCGCGGCTGACATTGCCCATCCCCGTACGCTCCCCCTCCGACGTGTTCCACGAGGTCAGGCGCCATTCCGAGGCCGGCGACCGATCGGTAACCTCGTGGATCCGTCGCGCTGTCGGGCACGAGCTCAGCCGGACGGCGTGACCGAGGTCCACACGCCGAACCACTGCTCGGCGTCGTACTCCTCGAACCGCTCCACCTCGGTGAACCCCAGCTTCGCCGCGAGGCGCATCGAGCGGTCGTTGGCGGTCTGGGTGCAGAGCACCACCGGCTCGCTGGGAAGCGCGCCGGTGAACCAGTCGAGTGCCGCTGCGCACGCCTCGGCGGCGTACCCGCATCATCCCCACGCCTCCGGCAGGAACATGTAGCCGAGCCCGGCCTCCCCGGCATCCGGATGGCAGTCCCCCGGACGCGCTGCCTCGCGCCGATCGAGCGTGATCATGCCGATCATCGCTCCGTCGAGATCGACCACGAAGAGGCCAGGGCGCCGCCCGGGCACTTCAGGCACCGCGCGCTCGAGCTCATCACGCGGTCTAGGGCCACCGATGTAGGTGCCCACCTCTGGCGTGGCGAACAGCTCGATGAACGCCGCACGGTCCCGGGCCTCGGGCTCACGGAGCACGAGCCGCGCTGTCCTGATCGGGGCAGGTGGCCAGGCGACGGGGCCGAGCTCAGTCATGGCGGCCAACCTATCGCACGCCCGCCGGGCAGGAGTTTTCTTCTTGGCCATGCCCCGAGGTCAGCGGTGTGGTCGGCGGCCACCGCGTGGGACCGCCCGGCGGAAGGCTGAGCGTCGCCGGCGGAGGCCGGCAACGTGACACCGAGCGTGAGTGCGGCGGCGGCAGCGCCCGCAGGACCGGGGGCGGACAGCATGGGCGGACCTGCAATGGTGTGTGCCATGGACTCTGAGCCGAGCACCGGTCCCGCCCGCCACTACGACCGGGGAGGATGGCTGGCTCAGTTCACCGGCCACATACTTGTGGTCTGTCCTCGATGCGGCGGCTGCGCTCTCGTCCTTCCCCGGCCAGGCCTCCCTGAGCGCAAATACGTCAATGAGTTGTTGTACCAGCCACGCCGCCTGGCCTGCCGAGGGTGTGGTGCCGTCACTGATTGGGAGCCGGAAGTTCGGGATGCCGGGCTGGCCGCAGCAGCTCCCGGTGGCACAGAGGATCCATTCTTCCGAAGGCCGCTGTGGCTGCAGACCCGCTGTGTCGGCCAGATCCTGTGGGCCTACAACGAGGAGCACGTCAACGAACTGTCGGCCTATGTCGGTGCCACCTTGCGCGAGCACGGGGCGAGTCCGAAGAGGGCGATGCTCACGCGGCTGCCACGGTGGATGAATAGGTCTGACAACCGCTCTGATGTCCTGGCCGGCCTGGAGAAGCTGCGCGTGCTGGCCCAGCGGTCAACTCCCGCCGATCGGTCCGATGCCGCCCATGAACGTGGGGACCGCCCTCAGCCCTATCGTGCCCTGTACTTCCGGGGCGGTCCGTACGAGAGCACATCCTGAGGCACTGCTCGCGGCCCTCGATCGATAGGGATGGCGGGACGTGTCTCAGCCGAACTGCTCCGTCGTCTCCATCTCGAAGTGCCAGCCCGCCTGGGGTGGGCCGGTCCGCCTTGTTCCTGTGGGTGGATGGCATTGGGTACTTTTCCCCGGAGGGGTGAGTACGAGACCTGATGCGTTCCCCTTGCACTGCTGCTGGAGTGGGCAGCATGGTCATTGATGACGTCCAGTCCCCCATCCATGCCACCTGGTGGAAGGCGCCTTTGGTCGCGTCGCTTCCTGGTCTGCCCGCACTTGTGTGGGAGTACATGACGTTCCGGGCCGACGGCTATACCAGCGGGATCGAGAGGGCGATCGTGATCGCCATGGTGCTGCTTGCCGGGTCCTGGCTCCTCCCCCACCGCCGTTCCGTGCGCGGCCTGCGCATGGCTGCCGCGGGCACCGCGCTCGGCCTGGCGATGCTCCCCCTGCTCTACGCCATCCTGCTCGGGGCGGCCATGGCCTCGGGATGAGCGAGCAGGTCCTCTTCATGGCGACGCCCTCGGGGATGTCTCCCCACTCGGTGATCGGTGGCCGCTGCAGCAGGCGATCACGGCGCGGTGCAGGTGGTCTCGGCGTCCCGGCCGGAGTGGGTCACCTCGTTCACGGGCCCGCAGCCTCGGCAGTCCTGCAAGTGGGTACGGGTGGTGGGCGGATACTTTCGATGCTTCTCGGTGCGCAGGGGTCGCCGCTCGTCGATTCACCCGTCCGTGCTGATCTCGTCGAGCTTGCAGATCGCCGCAGTGGTTTCGACACCGTCGTCGTGCAGCAGGTGACGCATGCGGGTGATGTCGACGTAAGCGCCGTCGAGGGGACGCGGGGCCAGGCGCGAGAGCGCGGTGCAGTATTTGGCGATCGAGGTTTTGCCCGGGATGAATATCGACAGTTCGTCCCGGGCCTCGAAAATCTGCACCTCGACGTCGCCGGGCAGCGCCGCCAGGGCTTCCTCGTCCGCCGTGATAGGAACCTTCACCAGCCAGCACGGCCCCTCACCGGTGCGGGCCTGCCTCCTCTGCTCCGGGGTCTCGCCGGCCAGGGTGTGCCAAGCAGGCCCCGACACCACGGCTCCGCAGGACTCCACGGTCTTGACCATGTCCTGAACGGTGGCGGCGATGGCGGCATCGGCCTCGTACCACTCGTGCTGGTCGCGCCCAGCTGACGTGCCGGGCACCGGCTTCGACACCACAGTCATCTCGGGTGCGTGGCGCCGGCGCACCTCCGGCCACGAGTTGAAGAACGTGCGCGCGTCCCGGATCGCCTCGTCCTGAGCCTGCCGCTGGCGCGCTACCTCTGCGCTGTGCTGCTGCAACAGGGCCGGGGTCGCGTCCGGCTCGTCGAGAGCACGCCGGACGAGCTTGACGCTCATCCCGGTCCCCCGCAGGACGGTGATCAGCATGGCCTGTTCGACCTGCTCCAACAGGTACGAACGGTAGCCGGTCTGCTCATCGACGTGGGCCGGGACGAGCAGACCCTCGGAGTGGTAGTACCGCAGCGTCTGCGGCGTCAGATGGCACATTTCGCTGAATTCACTGATCGACAACATGACGCCATGTTTGCCCTTACAGCAACTGCAAGGTCAAGCGTCCGAGGCTGCGCGGCGCAGCGCACCCAGCCTGCGTGCAGTGCGGACACTGGCTCCGGACACGCGTG
This Streptomyces decoyicus DNA region includes the following protein-coding sequences:
- a CDS encoding GNAT family N-acetyltransferase, translating into MPNFELVTAADVQLMQGLAQRVTATRPDLVNGDATFGELAWNWGKGHAGDGASWPRQLWFSSGNLVAWSWACLPHQVRRSDGSVKDVTGAYLAYQVHPDHAGLVDEVIDWYDGTAADIERTVMPSAADEFALKRWAAHDYVTDPASLGDAGTWTQLNERDLTDVEQPVLPDGFRFRTADEAGPKAAVQAHLDAWAPSTYTAEGYQGVRKTAPYRGDLHILVEAPDGTMASSTIMWLDEANRTAEFEPVGTHPGYRRRGLGRAMLLHGMHLARSAGATHMTVACLGAPGHPQARGLYYSVGFRQFTRDVPLIKTRAAG
- a CDS encoding (5-formylfuran-3-yl)methyl phosphate synthase — its product is MQWKEFTLLLLISPDSVEEALDCAKAAEHLDIVDVKKPDEGSLGANFPWVIRAIRDAVPADKPVSATVGDVPYKPGTVAQAALGAAVSGATYIKVGLYGCTTPDQAVDVMRGVVRAVKDYRPDAFVVASGYADAHRIGCVNPLALPDIARRSGSDAAMLDTAVKDGTRLFNHVPPDVCAEFVRLAHEAGLLAALAGSVKVADLGVLTRIGTDIVGVRGAVCEGGDRNTGRIQPQLVANFRMEMDRHAREYAAVVAAS
- a CDS encoding MerR family transcriptional regulator, translated to MSISEFSEMCHLTPQTLRYYHSEGLLVPAHVDEQTGYRSYLLEQVEQAMLITVLRGTGMSVKLVRRALDEPDATPALLQQHSAEVARQRQAQDEAIRDARTFFNSWPEVRRRHAPEMTVVSKPVPGTSAGRDQHEWYEADAAIAATVQDMVKTVESCGAVVSGPAWHTLAGETPEQRRQARTGEGPCWLVKVPITADEEALAALPGDVEVQIFEARDELSIFIPGKTSIAKYCTALSRLAPRPLDGAYVDITRMRHLLHDDGVETTAAICKLDEISTDG
- a CDS encoding NAD(P)-dependent alcohol dehydrogenase; this encodes MRFHAAVLRSYESRFAVEEVILNAGPADGEVLVKIAGCGMCRTDLAVRRAAGRSPLPAVLGHEGAGVVVETGGPDTGLRVGDHVVLSFDSCGHCRSCMGAAPAYCDSFASLNLFEGRKENAARFTDAAGGELAPRWFGQSSFAEYAMVPARNVVRVDPSLPIELLGPLGCGFLTGAGAVFNSFGVGPGDTLAVFGVGAVGLAAVMAATAAGAVTVAVDRHPERLALAERLRAIPLNAASSDLPGRIQQLTDGGAQYALDTTGSAQLINDALRALRPTGHLGLVARLHTVLPLEPGALDRGRRISHLCEGDAVPGLLIPRLTGLWQAGRFPFDQLIRTYPLADINEAERDCDAGRVVKPVLVPEGRDR
- a CDS encoding DinB family protein → MIDEFAKDNLHGRLRRDRKALLWKLDGLSEYDARRPLTATGTNLLGLVKHVATVEARYFGEVFDRPSPEPLPRWQDSNGSDLWATEDETRDQITGFYRRTWEHSDATINELPLDAPGHVPWWPEPYADTNLFAIMVHVLGESIRHAGHADILREGLDGRTGLRAEHEKQIDEEARAAYCAKIEQAARSAAPIKA